In a genomic window of Capillibacterium thermochitinicola:
- a CDS encoding AzlD domain-containing protein encodes MQNSQDLLLVLGMAAVTYLPRLLPMLLLSTDKLPPVLKRFFDFVPYAVLTTLIFPEILFSTAQPASAAVGGVIAFSLAYGGKNLFLVVTGGIGGVFLWELLF; translated from the coding sequence ATGCAAAATAGCCAAGATTTGTTGCTGGTGCTGGGGATGGCGGCCGTTACCTATCTGCCCCGTTTATTGCCGATGCTTCTGCTGTCGACGGATAAACTTCCCCCTGTGCTCAAACGGTTTTTTGATTTTGTTCCTTATGCCGTCTTAACGACTCTGATCTTCCCCGAGATTCTTTTTTCGACCGCACAGCCGGCTTCGGCCGCCGTCGGCGGGGTCATTGCCTTCAGTCTCGCGTATGGCGGAAAGAATCTTTTTCTGGTCGTGACCGGGGGGATTGGTGGGGTTTTCCTTTGGGAATTGCTGTTTTGA
- a CDS encoding homocysteine synthase, producing MEKTFRPETLVVHAGQTPDPVTGARATPIYQTTSYVFKDTDHAAALFALQEEGNIYTRLMNPTTSVFEERMAALEGGVGALATSSGQAAIALAILNIAQAGDEIVSANNLYGGTYNLFQHTLARFGIKVYFVDSTDPGRFKDAITPRTKAIYAESIGNPKLDVLDFEAVARIAHDHHLPLIVDNTLVPYLLRPIDYGADIVVYSATKFVGGHGTSLGGVIIDSGRFDWTQGNFPLITEPDPSYHGINFVEAVGNKAFIVKARVTLMRDLGATLSPFNSFLFLQGLETLHLRMLRHSENALKVAKFLQTHPQVSWVNYPGLPDSPHYDKVQKYLPNGAGAIIGFGVKGGKEAGIKFINRVKLLSHLANIGDAKSLVIHPASTTHQQLTEAEQLATGVTPDYIRLSVGIENVEDILADLDQALKATV from the coding sequence ATGGAGAAGACATTTCGCCCGGAGACTTTAGTGGTGCACGCCGGACAGACGCCGGATCCGGTGACGGGAGCAAGAGCAACGCCGATCTACCAGACCACCTCCTACGTCTTTAAAGATACAGACCACGCGGCGGCGCTTTTTGCCCTACAGGAAGAAGGGAATATCTATACGCGGTTGATGAACCCGACCACCAGTGTTTTTGAAGAGCGGATGGCGGCTTTGGAAGGCGGGGTTGGTGCTTTGGCCACTTCTTCCGGCCAGGCGGCAATTGCGCTGGCGATTCTTAATATCGCGCAAGCCGGTGACGAGATTGTGTCGGCCAATAATCTTTACGGCGGGACTTATAACCTCTTCCAGCACACTTTGGCGCGGTTTGGCATTAAAGTATACTTTGTTGACTCGACGGATCCGGGGAGATTCAAAGACGCCATTACCCCGCGGACGAAAGCAATTTACGCGGAATCGATCGGCAACCCTAAACTGGATGTTTTGGATTTTGAAGCGGTGGCGCGGATCGCCCACGACCACCACCTCCCTTTGATCGTCGACAACACTTTGGTTCCTTATCTCCTCCGTCCCATTGACTACGGAGCCGATATTGTCGTATATTCAGCTACGAAGTTTGTTGGCGGGCACGGCACCTCTTTAGGGGGAGTGATCATCGATTCCGGCCGCTTTGATTGGACGCAAGGAAACTTTCCGTTGATCACCGAACCGGACCCCAGTTATCACGGGATCAATTTTGTCGAAGCCGTGGGCAACAAAGCATTTATCGTAAAAGCCCGCGTGACTTTGATGCGGGATCTCGGCGCCACGCTATCCCCCTTCAATTCCTTTTTATTCCTGCAAGGTTTGGAGACTTTGCACCTGCGGATGCTACGCCATAGCGAAAACGCTCTGAAGGTGGCTAAATTCCTGCAAACGCACCCGCAAGTCTCCTGGGTCAACTATCCCGGACTGCCCGACAGTCCGCACTACGACAAGGTGCAAAAATACCTCCCCAACGGCGCCGGGGCGATTATCGGTTTCGGGGTCAAGGGTGGGAAAGAGGCCGGTATTAAATTTATCAATCGCGTCAAGCTCCTGTCTCATTTGGCCAATATTGGCGATGCCAAATCCTTAGTCATTCATCCGGCTTCCACGACGCACCAGCAATTGACCGAGGCGGAACAGTTGGCCACCGGTGTGACTCCGGACTACATCAGGCTTTCGGTGGGGATTGAAAACGTTGAAGATATTCTGGCCGACCTGGACCAAGCCTTGAAGGCAACCGTCTGA
- a CDS encoding ABC transporter ATP-binding protein, with the protein MYLAQEIINLEKVDKSFSGIPVIDNLSFTVRRGEILGFLGPNGAGKTTTIRLLNGVITPDTGRLTVAGFDPVTAGDEVRKRCGVLTESAALYGPMTARENLLFFAELYAVANPARRVEELLDVCGLLPHADKKVAVFSTGMKKRLGIAKALLHQPEILFLDEPTTGLDPEGARALLDYIKELNQRFAVTIVLATHLLPQVEALCHRFIFIDRGRLLAEGTFAELADKYLTTLSLQVETDLTITGTEFRGFLLEKSTPGFLQFKLERKEQIPLLLKELLATGPVYSAKIIGRDLETLYFRIKEEKA; encoded by the coding sequence ATGTACTTGGCACAAGAAATAATAAATCTGGAAAAGGTCGACAAGTCCTTTTCCGGGATTCCGGTGATCGACAACCTGTCCTTCACAGTCCGCCGGGGAGAAATCTTGGGGTTTTTAGGACCCAACGGTGCCGGAAAGACCACCACCATCCGTTTACTCAACGGGGTAATTACCCCCGATACCGGCCGCTTAACCGTGGCCGGGTTCGATCCGGTTACCGCCGGGGACGAAGTAAGGAAAAGATGTGGTGTCCTCACCGAATCAGCCGCTTTGTACGGGCCGATGACCGCCCGCGAAAACCTGCTTTTCTTCGCCGAGCTCTATGCCGTGGCCAACCCCGCGCGCCGGGTGGAAGAACTGCTTGACGTTTGCGGTTTGCTTCCCCACGCCGACAAGAAAGTGGCGGTGTTCAGTACCGGAATGAAAAAACGCTTGGGTATCGCCAAAGCCCTGCTCCACCAACCGGAGATACTCTTCCTGGATGAGCCGACCACCGGTTTGGACCCGGAAGGTGCCCGGGCGCTCCTGGACTACATTAAAGAACTAAACCAACGTTTTGCCGTAACGATCGTCCTGGCCACCCATCTTTTGCCACAAGTCGAAGCGCTCTGCCACCGCTTTATCTTCATTGACCGGGGCCGCCTCCTGGCGGAGGGGACCTTTGCCGAACTGGCGGATAAATACCTTACCACCCTCAGCTTGCAGGTGGAGACCGATCTAACGATCACCGGAACCGAATTCCGGGGTTTTCTCCTGGAGAAGAGCACCCCCGGTTTTCTCCAGTTTAAATTGGAACGAAAGGAACAGATTCCTCTTCTTTTAAAAGAACTGCTCGCCACCGGGCCCGTTTATTCCGCCAAGATCATCGGTCGTGATTTGGAGACCCTCTACTTTCGGATCAAGGAGGAAAAAGCATGA
- a CDS encoding AzlC family ABC transporter permease has product MRTVKRDDFLTGMKTGLPIAFGYFSIAVAFGLLAKANGLPAITSILMSALVFAGASQFIAVNLWATGMGGGEIIITTFLVNMRHFLMSATLARRLGPQPPKVKSLIAFGITDETFSLVVMQPEYNRVPGFVAGVNTAAYLGWVLGTAAGSLLVNGLPAVIQSSMGLALYAMFIGLLVPGLKGSKANVTVFGLTLVLSALASWGPSWLTAIGKGWKVMIITVITCSLGALLFPEEEVKDAK; this is encoded by the coding sequence GTGAGGACAGTTAAGCGTGACGATTTTTTGACGGGGATGAAGACCGGCCTGCCGATTGCCTTCGGTTACTTTTCGATTGCCGTTGCCTTTGGTTTACTGGCGAAGGCCAACGGTTTGCCCGCCATCACGAGTATTCTGATGTCGGCGCTGGTTTTTGCCGGGGCCAGCCAATTTATTGCGGTCAATCTGTGGGCGACCGGGATGGGTGGCGGGGAGATCATCATCACTACTTTTCTGGTGAATATGCGCCACTTTTTAATGAGTGCCACTCTGGCCCGGCGGCTGGGTCCGCAACCGCCGAAAGTAAAGTCGTTAATTGCTTTTGGCATTACCGATGAGACCTTTTCGCTGGTGGTGATGCAGCCGGAGTATAACCGGGTTCCCGGCTTTGTGGCCGGGGTTAATACAGCAGCTTATTTAGGCTGGGTTTTGGGGACCGCGGCGGGGTCGCTGCTGGTCAACGGGTTGCCCGCGGTCATCCAGTCCAGTATGGGGTTGGCTTTGTATGCGATGTTTATTGGGTTATTGGTGCCCGGACTTAAGGGTTCCAAGGCCAATGTAACCGTTTTCGGTTTGACACTGGTCTTGAGCGCGCTGGCGTCTTGGGGTCCGTCGTGGCTGACGGCGATCGGCAAAGGCTGGAAGGTCATGATCATAACAGTGATCACCTGTAGTTTGGGGGCGTTGCTGTTTCCCGAGGAGGAAGTGAAAGATGCAAAATAG
- a CDS encoding spermidine synthase, translating into MLTLTVFLSGAVLMSLEMVGSRILAPTFGSSIYIWGSLIVVVMAALTLGYYLGGRIADRYPDLLVIGIILAGAGGFIGFLPFWTSHVNAICGRLEPRLGSLMAASAFFFLPSILLATVSPYAVKLAGRNLENLGNVAGRLSAISSTGSVIGTLVTSFFLIPLTGVRNIVHSLGLILLLLALLIIGRPAGRDTRSTPGLFWLRRGVGLVVLVLIVLLVVFWRSTAFRALFSQDGVIYERDTLYNHVKVTQYDSLRYLRFDNSMQSGIDLNDPLRMVFRYTSFLHLGVVVCPQPERVLFIGLGGGSAPMKFLHDYPSLKTVDAVEIDPEVVKVARTYFALPEDPRLRVVTQDGRLFIQQMSDKIARGERAPYDLVIIDAYSASTIPYHLTTLEFLQAVRQVLAPGGAVVSNIIGALAGPYSSLFRAMTRTFDAVFPQRYIFPVYGWDGVSDTAEQNIILIATTDPRYRSKTVWEEQAEELFARGMIEEEVPLFVRNLVDDPLVFQEAWLADVPLLTDDYAPVDTLKHPLL; encoded by the coding sequence GTGCTTACGCTGACCGTTTTTTTGAGTGGTGCCGTTTTAATGTCCCTGGAGATGGTGGGCAGCCGGATTTTGGCTCCCACCTTCGGCAGTTCGATCTATATCTGGGGCTCCTTAATCGTTGTCGTCATGGCCGCCCTGACCCTCGGGTATTATCTTGGCGGGCGCATTGCCGACCGTTACCCCGATTTATTAGTCATTGGTATTATCTTGGCTGGTGCCGGTGGCTTTATTGGGTTCCTCCCCTTCTGGACCAGTCACGTCAATGCCATTTGCGGGCGGCTGGAGCCGCGCCTGGGTTCCCTCATGGCGGCGTCTGCCTTTTTTTTTCTTCCCAGTATTCTCCTGGCCACCGTTTCGCCCTATGCGGTCAAACTGGCGGGGCGTAATCTGGAAAACCTGGGGAACGTTGCGGGTCGTTTATCGGCCATCTCCAGCACCGGGAGCGTTATTGGCACTTTGGTGACTTCCTTTTTCCTGATTCCCCTCACAGGCGTGCGGAATATTGTACACTCCCTCGGGCTGATCCTGCTTTTATTGGCCTTGTTGATCATTGGCCGCCCGGCGGGGCGGGACACCCGGTCCACGCCCGGTCTTTTCTGGTTAAGACGTGGCGTCGGGCTGGTGGTTTTGGTCTTGATTGTGCTTTTAGTCGTTTTCTGGCGGTCTACCGCTTTCCGTGCCCTGTTTAGCCAAGACGGGGTCATCTACGAACGGGATACCTTATATAATCACGTAAAGGTGACCCAATACGATTCCTTGCGTTACTTGCGCTTTGACAATTCCATGCAGAGCGGGATCGATTTGAACGACCCTTTACGGATGGTCTTTCGTTATACTTCTTTCCTCCATTTGGGGGTCGTTGTCTGTCCCCAACCGGAACGGGTGCTTTTTATCGGGTTGGGGGGTGGTTCCGCGCCCATGAAATTTCTTCATGATTATCCTTCCTTAAAAACCGTTGATGCGGTGGAGATCGACCCGGAAGTTGTCAAGGTCGCGCGGACTTATTTTGCGTTGCCGGAGGATCCCCGTCTACGGGTGGTTACCCAAGACGGCCGTTTATTCATCCAGCAAATGTCGGATAAAATTGCCCGCGGCGAGCGCGCGCCCTATGATTTGGTGATTATTGATGCCTATTCGGCCAGTACCATTCCTTATCACCTCACTACCCTGGAGTTTCTCCAGGCGGTCCGGCAGGTTTTAGCCCCCGGTGGCGCGGTTGTTTCCAATATTATTGGAGCGCTCGCCGGTCCATACAGTAGCCTGTTCCGGGCGATGACCCGTACTTTTGACGCGGTCTTTCCGCAGCGATATATCTTTCCCGTTTACGGTTGGGACGGCGTGAGTGATACGGCGGAGCAGAATATCATCCTGATTGCCACCACGGATCCACGTTACCGGTCGAAGACAGTCTGGGAGGAGCAGGCGGAGGAGTTGTTCGCCCGGGGGATGATTGAGGAGGAGGTCCCTCTTTTCGTCCGGAACCTGGTGGATGACCCCTTGGTCTTCCAGGAAGCTTGGTTGGCGGATGTGCCGCTCCTGACCGATGATTACGCGCCAGTCGATACTTTGAAACACCCGTTGTTATGA
- a CDS encoding DUF6789 family protein — MLRDKLISGALAGVVADLAMSIPEFILWKLKILGHPLFHHAASLLLPLEYVHKNFLGAFLGFIACKVYSAFLGIVFIALLVYTGDRYFRTKGLIYGAFLWLASYSGLASLPIVKLSAHPRTPVEVLLFLFLHLLFGLVLGMIARWLKRQEKLD, encoded by the coding sequence TTGTTACGGGACAAATTAATCTCTGGTGCCTTGGCCGGAGTTGTTGCTGATCTTGCGATGAGTATTCCCGAGTTTATTCTGTGGAAACTGAAGATTCTTGGCCACCCTCTCTTTCACCATGCGGCTAGTTTGCTTTTGCCACTGGAATACGTCCATAAGAACTTCCTGGGCGCATTTTTAGGGTTTATTGCTTGTAAAGTTTACAGTGCTTTCCTTGGGATCGTCTTTATCGCGCTTCTGGTTTATACCGGAGACCGTTACTTCCGAACCAAAGGCCTGATTTACGGGGCCTTTCTCTGGTTGGCTTCCTATAGCGGACTGGCGTCATTACCCATCGTTAAACTGAGCGCCCACCCGCGGACTCCCGTGGAAGTGCTCCTCTTTCTCTTCCTCCATCTTCTGTTTGGGCTTGTCCTCGGTATGATAGCCCGCTGGTTAAAGCGGCAAGAAAAACTGGACTAA
- the metA gene encoding homoserine O-acetyltransferase MetA gives MPIKVPTNLPALEILQNENVFIMDEERALHQDIRPLKIVILNLMPNKSVTETQLLRLLANTPLQVEVTLLHPQTHQSKNTPAEYLERFYTTFDKIKHDKFDGMIITGAPVEQIEYEEVDYWDELTEIMAWTVTNVFSTFHICWASQAALYYHYGIPKHPLEKKLFGIFKHVIDPQHFHVKLLRGFDDEFYVPHSRYTEVRKEDVLKVPELQILAESKEAGVYIVLARNGRQVFVSGHSEYDPLTLKAEYERDIKKGLAIDLPKNYFPNDDPTKNPIVKWRGHANLLFSNWLNYYVYQETPYDLNQL, from the coding sequence ATGCCAATTAAGGTACCCACCAATTTACCGGCGCTGGAGATTCTCCAAAACGAAAATGTCTTTATTATGGATGAAGAAAGAGCCCTTCACCAAGACATTCGTCCTTTAAAAATCGTGATCCTGAATTTGATGCCGAATAAGAGTGTGACCGAGACTCAGCTTCTCCGGTTGTTGGCCAACACTCCGCTCCAGGTGGAAGTCACTTTACTTCACCCGCAAACCCATCAGTCAAAAAACACCCCCGCCGAGTACCTGGAGAGGTTCTACACCACCTTTGACAAAATTAAACACGATAAATTTGACGGGATGATCATCACCGGGGCGCCGGTCGAGCAGATTGAATACGAAGAAGTTGATTATTGGGACGAATTAACCGAGATTATGGCCTGGACCGTGACAAATGTCTTTTCCACCTTTCATATCTGCTGGGCTTCCCAAGCCGCCCTTTATTACCACTATGGAATTCCCAAACATCCGCTGGAGAAAAAACTGTTCGGCATCTTTAAACATGTGATCGATCCGCAACATTTCCATGTCAAGTTACTCCGCGGGTTTGACGACGAATTCTACGTCCCCCACTCCCGGTATACGGAAGTTCGGAAAGAGGATGTGCTCAAGGTCCCAGAACTGCAGATCCTGGCTGAATCCAAGGAGGCAGGGGTCTATATTGTACTGGCCCGCAATGGTCGCCAAGTCTTTGTCTCCGGGCATTCCGAATACGATCCCTTAACGCTGAAAGCGGAATACGAAAGGGATATCAAGAAGGGTCTTGCGATCGACCTCCCCAAAAATTATTTTCCTAATGATGACCCGACCAAAAACCCCATCGTCAAGTGGCGCGGCCACGCCAACCTGCTCTTTAGCAACTGGCTGAACTACTACGTCTACCAAGAAACACCTTACGACTTGAATCAATTATGA
- a CDS encoding sigma-70 family RNA polymerase sigma factor has protein sequence MGEKLTPKNPVKGAGGLDDQTLAALLQANYRYVLGYFLKLTQDPNLAQDLTQETMVKAIKKSGQYRQESSFASWLISIGTNLYRDDWRRQKRLEKRYQALSERNNRSAPAEAVPVNTITLKQALLRLPLKKRTPLVLKYYYDYSYEEIAAIMKVPVGTVRSRLYAAVRALRDSLASREE, from the coding sequence GTGGGCGAAAAATTGACCCCAAAGAACCCGGTCAAAGGAGCCGGTGGGCTCGACGACCAAACACTGGCGGCCTTGCTCCAAGCCAATTACCGCTATGTGCTTGGTTATTTTCTCAAACTCACCCAGGACCCCAATCTGGCCCAGGATTTAACGCAGGAAACGATGGTCAAGGCAATCAAAAAAAGCGGCCAATACCGGCAGGAGTCCTCTTTCGCTTCCTGGTTGATTTCGATCGGCACCAACCTTTACCGCGACGATTGGCGCCGCCAAAAAAGACTGGAGAAACGGTACCAAGCCCTCTCCGAAAGGAACAACCGGTCCGCCCCCGCGGAGGCGGTCCCGGTCAACACCATCACCCTTAAACAAGCCTTGCTCCGGCTTCCGTTAAAAAAAAGGACCCCCTTGGTCCTGAAGTACTATTATGATTATTCCTACGAAGAAATTGCCGCCATAATGAAAGTACCCGTCGGCACGGTCCGTTCCCGTCTGTATGCGGCTGTGCGTGCGTTACGGGACAGTCTAGCCAGTAGAGAGGAGTGA
- a CDS encoding ABC transporter permease, whose product MNKRAAKAIITKDIKAISSNIQLWLPMIVVPLFFSLVLPLVLVLPARFTDLSAIGNSDVIMRLFSQLPPGRLRETIFAFPAVQQQIVYFTVNYLFAPFFLLIPLMTASVIGANSFAGEKERKTLETLLFAPLDLNTLFWAKILAAFLPATLLTLICSFLYGIVVNITAYPLFGRLIFPEGNWLLLLLWVSPALSLGTVFVNVFISAKVKGFQEAFQLSGLVILPILGLFIGQLFGILLVSSVFLWWFGAALWFINFLLLKKCGRFLNRDQLFTSQVS is encoded by the coding sequence ATGAACAAAAGAGCCGCCAAGGCTATTATCACCAAAGATATCAAGGCGATCAGCAGCAATATCCAGCTTTGGTTGCCAATGATCGTCGTTCCGCTCTTCTTTAGCCTGGTCCTCCCGTTAGTTTTGGTTCTGCCGGCCCGGTTCACCGATCTGAGCGCCATAGGAAACTCTGATGTAATAATGAGGCTTTTTTCGCAACTACCGCCGGGGAGGCTCCGGGAGACCATCTTCGCTTTTCCCGCGGTCCAGCAGCAAATTGTCTATTTCACCGTCAATTACCTGTTCGCCCCCTTTTTTCTCCTGATTCCGTTAATGACCGCCAGTGTCATTGGGGCCAACAGTTTCGCCGGGGAAAAAGAGCGCAAAACCTTGGAAACCCTTTTGTTCGCCCCCCTCGACCTGAACACGCTGTTTTGGGCGAAAATTCTGGCCGCTTTTCTGCCGGCCACCCTCCTCACCTTGATCTGTTCCTTCCTGTACGGGATCGTCGTCAATATTACGGCTTACCCCCTCTTTGGCCGGCTGATCTTTCCGGAAGGAAACTGGCTTCTCCTTTTGCTCTGGGTCTCTCCCGCCCTCAGTCTGGGCACGGTCTTTGTCAACGTCTTTATTTCCGCCAAGGTCAAGGGGTTTCAGGAAGCCTTCCAACTGAGCGGGCTGGTGATCCTGCCCATCCTCGGTCTTTTTATCGGACAGCTCTTCGGCATCCTCCTGGTCAGCAGTGTTTTCCTGTGGTGGTTTGGTGCCGCTTTGTGGTTCATCAACTTTCTCCTCTTGAAAAAATGCGGCCGTTTTTTAAACCGCGACCAACTTTTTACCAGTCAAGTTTCATAA
- a CDS encoding damage-control phosphatase ARMT1 family protein — translation MEVFLDCLPCVLRQVLEASRLATDRFEVHEAIMQEATALLSKYRQFRNAPELGGRMHEIVKRHTGVHDPYREVKEVSIREALQVYPFLERFLAEKVEPAERLYWALKIAATGNIIDAALGNGATWLKNLEAELVKPFAVCDLTRFQRELERAKNLLIIGDNAGETVFDRLLLDYLSDFEIIYAVRGEPVINDATVDDVRASGFDPRIKVVSTGATTPGLILEECTEEFVTLFYQADLVISKGQGNFEALMDEEGRGLFFLLKAKCPQVAAVLGVQVNDYVFKWQGR, via the coding sequence ATGGAAGTTTTTCTCGACTGTTTACCCTGCGTTTTGCGGCAGGTCTTGGAAGCCTCCCGTCTGGCGACGGACCGGTTTGAGGTCCACGAAGCGATTATGCAGGAAGCCACCGCGCTTTTGAGCAAATACCGCCAGTTTCGGAATGCGCCGGAACTTGGCGGCAGGATGCATGAGATTGTGAAGAGACACACCGGTGTGCACGATCCTTACCGGGAGGTGAAGGAGGTAAGTATCCGTGAAGCTTTACAAGTCTATCCTTTTCTTGAGCGGTTCCTGGCGGAAAAGGTGGAACCTGCGGAGCGGCTTTATTGGGCGTTAAAGATCGCCGCGACTGGGAATATTATCGATGCAGCCTTGGGGAACGGTGCCACCTGGCTGAAAAACCTCGAAGCCGAATTGGTAAAACCGTTTGCGGTTTGTGATCTGACCCGCTTCCAAAGGGAACTGGAGCGGGCGAAAAACCTGTTAATTATTGGGGATAATGCCGGTGAGACCGTCTTTGACCGTCTCTTATTGGATTACCTGTCGGACTTTGAGATCATCTACGCTGTCCGGGGAGAACCAGTGATCAATGATGCCACCGTGGACGATGTCCGTGCCTCCGGATTCGACCCCCGGATTAAGGTGGTGTCGACCGGCGCCACGACTCCGGGGTTGATTCTGGAGGAGTGTACCGAGGAGTTCGTCACTCTGTTTTACCAGGCCGACCTAGTGATCAGCAAAGGACAGGGTAACTTTGAAGCGCTGATGGACGAGGAGGGCCGCGGCCTCTTTTTCCTTTTGAAGGCCAAATGTCCGCAGGTAGCTGCGGTCCTGGGTGTTCAGGTTAACGACTATGTTTTTAAGTGGCAAGGCCGATAA
- a CDS encoding VIT1/CCC1 transporter family protein, translating to MNLEAEHLKKLITFQKNELTEYQIYQRLAHMVPNPTNQEILRKIAAEELHHYRVYRKYTQRDVKANRFKIFFFTWCARLFGLTFSLKLMETGEKEAKENYQELSDRIPEVAQIITEEQEHEHQLLDLLEEESLNYVSSIVLGLNDALVELTGTLAGLTFALQNNRLTALSGLITGIAASFSMGASEYLSNKAGGGKPAEAFKSALYTWVAYLFTVFALILPYLLTANYSLSLALTLIIGVVIILVFNYYIAVAKDLSFWPRFLEMTVISLGVAGLSFVIGILLRVFLQVEI from the coding sequence ATGAACTTAGAAGCCGAACATTTAAAAAAGCTAATCACCTTTCAAAAGAACGAGCTGACCGAGTACCAGATTTACCAACGGCTGGCTCACATGGTCCCGAACCCAACCAACCAGGAGATCCTCAGGAAGATAGCCGCCGAAGAACTTCACCATTACCGGGTTTACCGCAAATATACGCAAAGGGACGTTAAAGCAAACCGTTTCAAGATCTTCTTCTTTACCTGGTGTGCCCGGCTCTTCGGGCTTACCTTCAGCCTCAAACTGATGGAAACGGGCGAAAAAGAAGCCAAGGAGAATTATCAAGAACTAAGTGACCGCATCCCGGAAGTCGCCCAGATTATTACCGAGGAACAGGAACATGAACATCAACTCCTTGATTTGTTGGAAGAAGAGAGTCTTAACTATGTCAGCTCGATCGTGCTCGGGCTCAACGACGCCCTGGTCGAACTGACGGGAACTTTGGCCGGACTGACTTTCGCGCTCCAGAATAACCGTTTGACTGCTTTGTCCGGTTTAATCACCGGAATCGCCGCTTCGTTTTCGATGGGTGCTTCCGAGTACCTGTCCAACAAAGCAGGCGGGGGCAAGCCCGCGGAGGCCTTCAAATCCGCCCTCTATACCTGGGTCGCCTATCTCTTCACCGTTTTTGCCTTAATCTTGCCCTACTTGTTGACGGCCAACTACTCCCTCAGTCTGGCCTTAACACTGATCATCGGTGTCGTTATTATCCTGGTCTTTAACTACTATATTGCCGTCGCCAAGGACTTGTCCTTCTGGCCCCGTTTTCTGGAGATGACCGTCATCAGTCTGGGCGTGGCCGGTCTCAGCTTTGTCATCGGGATTTTACTCCGGGTCTTCCTGCAGGTCGAGATCTAG
- a CDS encoding glycerophosphodiester phosphodiesterase family protein, with protein sequence MVGTADKPPFFVAHRGVHQTFPLTGIQWDTNTAARIYPPEHAYLENTIPSMAAAFAAGADLVEFDLQLTKDGQFAVFHDHRLDYRTNGQGRVGDYTMAELKKLDIGYGYTADGGKSFPFRGTGIGLMPSLDEVLTAFPERSFLVHLKSNEPQLGSLLVEYLRGLPPAQLNRLTFYGDAEPLAAIKGAFPHLRVMSKRTILKAVLSYLVVGWTGYVPPAMRNTHLHLPLRYARWLWGWPHRFLKRMERANTRIVLVLGDGRWSEGFDTEEDLALLPLNYTGGIWTNRIERIGPLVKGERQ encoded by the coding sequence TTGGTTGGAACCGCGGACAAACCACCTTTCTTCGTTGCCCACCGGGGGGTCCATCAGACCTTTCCCCTGACCGGAATCCAATGGGACACCAATACGGCCGCACGCATCTACCCGCCGGAACACGCCTACTTGGAGAATACCATCCCTTCGATGGCGGCGGCCTTTGCGGCGGGTGCCGATCTGGTGGAGTTTGATCTTCAGTTGACAAAGGACGGACAGTTTGCGGTTTTCCATGATCACCGGCTGGACTACCGGACCAACGGCCAAGGCAGGGTTGGGGATTATACCATGGCGGAACTGAAAAAACTTGACATCGGTTACGGCTATACCGCCGACGGGGGTAAATCCTTTCCCTTCCGGGGCACCGGGATTGGCCTGATGCCTTCCCTCGACGAGGTTTTAACGGCCTTTCCCGAACGGTCGTTTTTGGTTCACCTGAAAAGTAACGAGCCGCAACTGGGCTCCTTGTTGGTTGAATATTTGCGCGGCCTTCCCCCGGCGCAACTTAACCGCCTCACCTTTTACGGTGATGCTGAACCACTGGCTGCAATCAAGGGCGCTTTTCCCCACTTGCGGGTAATGTCGAAGCGGACCATCCTCAAAGCCGTCCTTTCCTATTTGGTGGTCGGCTGGACGGGTTATGTGCCGCCGGCGATGCGCAACACCCATCTGCACCTTCCCTTGCGTTATGCCCGTTGGCTTTGGGGGTGGCCCCACCGGTTTCTCAAGCGGATGGAAAGGGCCAACACCCGCATTGTTTTGGTGTTGGGGGATGGGCGCTGGTCGGAAGGGTTTGATACGGAAGAAGACCTGGCGTTGCTTCCACTCAACTATACCGGAGGAATCTGGACCAACCGGATTGAGCGGATTGGTCCTTTGGTCAAGGGGGAAAGGCAATAA